The following coding sequences are from one uncultured Cohaesibacter sp. window:
- a CDS encoding M3 family oligoendopeptidase, producing the protein MITERLFRSSLDAFLATSDAAAADKAVGDLPEWSLDDLYKGLDDPAIEEDYKLAQSEAEAFAADYQGKLAEGLAKGGDDLAEAMKRYEAMQERMGKLISYAGLLYNGNTTDPKIAKFYGDAQERLTTISTVLLFFELELNRVEDAVLDKAIASCEALAHYKPWLDDLRMEKPYQLSDELEKLFYEKSVTGAMAWNRLFNETMAGLRFTVETDGESKELAIEQALNLMSDSDEAKRKAAAKALAETFKKNISTFALITNTLAKDKAISDSWRGFEDVADSRHLANRVEREVVDAMVAAVQDAYPRLSHRYYALKAKWFGKDALDHWDRNAPLPKVPMRTIDWPEAKNIVQEAYSGFAPEMAEISEKFFANGWIDAAIRDGKSPGAFAHPTVPSVHPYVLLNYMGKPRDVMTLAHELGHGVHQVLAGKQGALMASTPLTLAETASVFGEMLTFRSLLAKAKTPAERRSMLASKVEDMLNTVVRQIAFYLYERKLHTARQAGELTSDEICEIWMSVQADSLGPSIRLGEGYETYWAYIPHFIHSPFYVYAYAFGDCLVNSLYSVYQDSNEGFAEKYFDMLKAGGTKHHSELLAPFGLDARNPDFWSKGLSVVEGLIDELDALEEA; encoded by the coding sequence ATGATCACTGAACGCTTATTTCGCTCGTCTCTAGACGCTTTTCTTGCCACCTCAGATGCTGCTGCTGCCGACAAGGCGGTTGGCGATTTGCCCGAGTGGTCTCTTGATGATCTCTACAAAGGGCTTGACGATCCGGCGATCGAAGAAGACTACAAGCTAGCCCAGAGCGAAGCTGAGGCGTTTGCGGCTGATTATCAGGGCAAACTTGCTGAGGGGCTGGCCAAGGGCGGAGACGACCTGGCAGAAGCCATGAAGCGCTACGAAGCAATGCAAGAGCGCATGGGCAAACTGATTTCCTATGCGGGGCTTCTTTATAATGGCAATACGACCGACCCCAAGATCGCCAAATTCTATGGAGATGCGCAAGAGCGCCTGACGACGATTTCTACGGTTCTATTGTTCTTTGAACTGGAGCTGAACCGTGTTGAGGATGCCGTGCTTGATAAGGCTATCGCGTCCTGCGAGGCTTTGGCTCACTACAAGCCTTGGCTTGATGATTTGCGCATGGAAAAGCCTTATCAGCTGTCTGATGAGCTGGAAAAGCTTTTCTACGAAAAATCGGTCACCGGCGCCATGGCGTGGAACCGTTTGTTCAATGAAACAATGGCCGGTCTGCGCTTTACCGTTGAAACCGATGGGGAAAGCAAGGAGTTGGCCATTGAGCAGGCCTTGAACCTGATGTCCGATAGCGACGAGGCCAAGCGAAAGGCCGCCGCGAAGGCATTGGCCGAGACCTTCAAGAAAAATATCTCCACCTTTGCGCTAATCACCAATACGCTGGCCAAGGACAAGGCCATTTCCGATAGCTGGCGCGGTTTTGAAGATGTTGCTGATAGCCGCCATCTGGCAAACCGTGTGGAGCGTGAGGTTGTCGATGCGATGGTGGCTGCGGTGCAAGATGCTTATCCGCGTCTTTCCCATCGCTACTATGCCTTGAAGGCAAAATGGTTTGGTAAGGATGCGCTGGATCACTGGGATCGCAACGCGCCGCTTCCAAAGGTTCCGATGCGCACGATTGATTGGCCGGAAGCCAAGAATATTGTGCAGGAAGCCTATTCCGGTTTTGCGCCTGAAATGGCCGAGATATCAGAGAAGTTCTTTGCCAATGGCTGGATTGATGCGGCTATTCGTGATGGCAAGTCACCGGGTGCTTTTGCTCACCCGACCGTTCCGAGCGTTCACCCCTATGTGTTGCTCAACTATATGGGCAAGCCGCGCGATGTGATGACCCTCGCCCATGAGCTGGGTCACGGGGTGCATCAGGTTCTGGCCGGAAAACAGGGCGCCTTGATGGCATCGACGCCTTTGACGCTGGCGGAAACCGCCAGTGTGTTTGGTGAAATGCTGACCTTCCGCTCTCTGCTCGCCAAAGCAAAAACACCTGCTGAACGCCGGTCCATGTTGGCCAGCAAGGTTGAGGATATGCTCAACACCGTGGTGCGCCAGATTGCCTTCTATCTATATGAACGCAAGCTTCATACGGCCCGTCAGGCAGGAGAATTGACCTCCGATGAGATCTGCGAGATCTGGATGAGCGTACAAGCAGACAGTTTGGGGCCGTCCATACGGTTGGGTGAGGGCTATGAGACCTATTGGGCCTATATTCCGCATTTCATCCATTCCCCATTCTATGTGTATGCCTATGCGTTCGGTGATTGTCTGGTTAACTCGCTTTATTCCGTCTATCAGGACAGCAATGAAGGCTTTGCCGAGAAGTATTTCGATATGCTCAAGGCGGGCGGAACCAAGCATCATTCCGAGCTATTGGCTCCATTTGGGCTTGATGCGCGAAATCCTGACTTCTGGTCCAAAGGATTGTCTGTTGTAGAAGGCCTGATCGACGAACTGGACGCGCTGGAAGAGGCGTAG
- a CDS encoding AarF/UbiB family protein: MVDESLFDPSDDENSYDDQNRFGRRLKRYARVNAGMGGFVARAAGARLFGGSSSDIEREAADLARVLGTLKGPLMKVAQMISTVPDVVPPEYAAELAQLQSDAPPMGRAFTRRRMRSELGAGWRSQFAEFDHEPSAAASLGQVHKALHSDGTILACKLQYPDMESAVEADLKQLNMVFALHRSMQSAVDTREMSAEISERVREELDYVREAWHMSLYAEIFEKDASIRVPKLYPDLSTPRLLTMSWLNGRKLLDYKQHSQEVRNFLTERLFHAWWYPFANFGVIHGDPHLGNYSAFEEGGEVGGLNLFDYGCIRIFTPRFVKGVVDLYHGLEKGDRDQIVHAYECWGFSNLSDELIDALNLWARFIYGPMLDDRVRSIADGVSPAEYGRKQAFKVHQEFRRLGPITVPREFVFMDRAAIGLGGVFLHLSAELNFYRLFNEQIEDFSPERVSNARRSLPASPQNFDPSFGPAA; this comes from the coding sequence ATGGTAGATGAATCCCTCTTTGACCCGAGCGATGATGAAAATTCTTACGACGATCAAAATCGTTTTGGTCGTCGTTTGAAACGATATGCGCGTGTGAATGCTGGCATGGGTGGTTTTGTTGCCCGCGCGGCAGGGGCGCGTCTGTTCGGTGGCAGCTCCAGCGATATCGAACGCGAAGCTGCTGATCTGGCGCGTGTGTTGGGAACCCTCAAGGGGCCTTTGATGAAGGTGGCGCAAATGATCTCCACGGTGCCTGATGTGGTGCCTCCCGAATATGCCGCCGAGTTGGCTCAGCTGCAGTCCGATGCGCCGCCAATGGGCAGGGCCTTTACCCGACGCAGGATGCGTTCCGAGCTTGGGGCTGGGTGGCGTTCGCAATTCGCCGAGTTTGATCACGAGCCGTCTGCGGCGGCTTCCTTGGGGCAGGTGCATAAGGCGCTGCATTCCGATGGCACAATTCTGGCGTGCAAGCTGCAATATCCCGATATGGAAAGTGCCGTAGAGGCTGATCTCAAGCAGCTCAACATGGTGTTTGCCTTGCATCGTTCCATGCAGTCTGCTGTTGATACGCGGGAAATGAGCGCAGAAATCTCAGAGCGTGTGCGAGAAGAGCTCGACTATGTGCGCGAGGCTTGGCACATGAGCCTCTATGCGGAGATTTTCGAGAAAGATGCGAGCATCCGCGTTCCCAAACTCTATCCGGATCTTTCTACGCCACGCCTGTTGACCATGAGTTGGCTCAATGGTCGCAAGCTGCTCGACTATAAGCAACATAGCCAAGAGGTGCGGAATTTTCTTACCGAACGGCTATTCCATGCCTGGTGGTATCCTTTTGCCAATTTTGGCGTGATTCATGGTGATCCGCACCTTGGCAACTATTCCGCTTTTGAAGAGGGGGGCGAGGTCGGAGGTCTCAATCTTTTCGATTATGGCTGCATTCGTATCTTTACGCCCCGTTTCGTCAAGGGCGTCGTCGATCTCTATCACGGACTTGAAAAAGGTGATCGAGACCAGATTGTGCATGCCTACGAGTGCTGGGGCTTTTCCAATCTCAGCGACGAATTGATCGATGCGCTCAATTTATGGGCCCGATTCATCTATGGGCCGATGCTGGACGATCGTGTCCGTTCGATAGCCGATGGAGTTAGCCCGGCCGAATATGGCCGCAAGCAGGCCTTTAAGGTGCATCAGGAATTCCGGCGTCTGGGTCCGATCACCGTGCCGCGGGAATTTGTTTTCATGGACAGGGCAGCCATCGGGCTCGGTGGCGTGTTCCTGCATTTGAGTGCGGAGCTCAATTTCTATCGCCTGTTCAACGAGCAGATCGAGGATTTTTCTCCCGAACGGGTCAGCAATGCTCGTCGCAGCTTGCCTGCTTCGCCTCAGAATTTCGATCCATCCTTCGGGCCAGCTGCTTAG
- a CDS encoding methyl-accepting chemotaxis protein produces the protein MKISYKIATIVTLLMIPTIMLAYMFVNQSNKEISFASKEYDGDQYLKALWPTLKDLSQKTEEDGPVSTQSLKDATAIYGERMNSTSEANQLASQIGSTKDSSKLLSGTVDLITRVGNESNLILDPDLDSYYAMDVIVVKLPALLKLSKELSQIHSDLTFVYNEKNRRRLASELGALGDMVDGTFASIDTIYEHQGNYDRRSKLAQASEDLKSAADHYLSLANKSLDLFDGIPEDTQKNFVQAQKQFVEASDTLWQKTVVELDDMLNIRIEGFKSKLWRLSSIAAIFALAALALAVYLGRSISNAINRSVHEMQLLASGQLDIEISGEDRRDEIGSVAKALHVFKSNAQEKAKFETDQKLREEQDREHKVKEAAKIAERFREVIGGISSSLTQRAQAMEQAAVVVSGSSEETSIQATAVSQASEETNASVRSVADASEGLNQSITEISRQIDLSAEKARDAVMAADTTITQIQALTDAAKKIGAIVILIQEIADQTNLLALNATIEAARAGDAGKGFAVVASEVKNLANQTAKATTEISAQITDIQNATIQSAEAIDAIAQINRSLDEIVTQISGGIAEQAEATRVIADGVNNAADGVYAVTNNIDGVSRAAEQSTQVANDVKNSASDLLVEARHLTSEVDEFVKSLTA, from the coding sequence ATGAAAATTTCTTACAAGATCGCCACAATCGTAACGCTACTTATGATCCCGACAATAATGCTCGCCTACATGTTCGTTAATCAAAGCAACAAGGAAATTTCCTTTGCATCGAAAGAGTACGACGGCGATCAATATCTTAAAGCTCTGTGGCCAACACTTAAAGATCTGTCCCAAAAGACAGAAGAAGACGGTCCAGTATCAACGCAATCCTTGAAAGATGCGACCGCCATTTATGGAGAACGGATGAATTCGACCTCTGAGGCAAACCAGCTGGCCTCCCAGATCGGAAGCACGAAAGACAGCAGCAAGCTTTTGAGCGGCACCGTTGACCTGATCACCCGTGTCGGCAACGAATCCAACCTGATCCTCGATCCCGATCTTGACAGCTATTACGCAATGGATGTCATCGTCGTCAAATTGCCGGCACTGCTCAAGCTCTCCAAAGAGCTTTCTCAGATTCATAGTGATTTGACATTCGTATATAACGAGAAAAACCGCAGGCGCCTCGCTTCCGAACTTGGAGCATTAGGCGACATGGTTGATGGCACTTTTGCTTCGATCGATACAATATACGAGCATCAGGGCAATTATGATCGGCGTAGCAAACTTGCACAGGCATCAGAAGATCTGAAATCAGCAGCGGATCACTACTTGTCACTTGCCAACAAAAGTCTGGATCTATTCGATGGCATCCCTGAAGACACCCAGAAGAACTTCGTTCAAGCCCAAAAGCAATTTGTAGAAGCATCAGATACACTCTGGCAAAAAACAGTTGTTGAACTTGACGACATGTTGAACATCCGCATTGAAGGCTTCAAGAGCAAGCTCTGGAGGCTATCTTCCATTGCCGCAATTTTTGCACTGGCAGCACTGGCTTTGGCTGTCTATCTTGGCAGAAGCATTTCCAATGCGATCAACCGCTCGGTTCATGAGATGCAACTGTTGGCCTCCGGCCAGCTTGATATCGAAATCAGTGGCGAAGATCGGCGCGATGAAATCGGCTCCGTGGCAAAAGCATTGCATGTGTTCAAGAGCAACGCTCAGGAAAAAGCCAAATTCGAAACGGATCAAAAACTCCGTGAAGAGCAGGACCGCGAGCACAAAGTCAAAGAGGCTGCAAAAATCGCCGAGCGCTTCCGAGAAGTTATTGGCGGCATTTCCTCCTCTCTGACCCAAAGAGCGCAGGCCATGGAACAGGCTGCCGTGGTTGTGTCTGGCAGTTCGGAAGAGACCAGCATCCAGGCCACTGCAGTTTCTCAAGCCTCTGAAGAAACCAACGCCTCTGTGCGATCCGTCGCCGATGCCAGCGAAGGTCTCAACCAATCCATCACAGAGATCAGCCGTCAAATCGATCTCTCTGCGGAGAAGGCCAGAGACGCTGTTATGGCTGCGGACACCACGATTACCCAGATTCAGGCTCTGACCGATGCAGCAAAGAAAATCGGCGCAATTGTCATTCTCATTCAGGAAATTGCCGATCAGACCAACCTGCTCGCCCTCAATGCCACCATTGAAGCAGCTCGAGCAGGAGACGCAGGCAAGGGCTTTGCTGTCGTTGCTTCCGAGGTGAAGAACTTGGCCAACCAGACCGCAAAAGCGACAACTGAAATCAGTGCGCAGATTACCGACATCCAGAATGCAACGATCCAGAGTGCCGAAGCGATAGATGCCATTGCGCAAATCAACCGGTCACTGGACGAAATCGTCACCCAGATTTCAGGAGGCATCGCTGAACAGGCTGAAGCAACGCGCGTTATTGCAGATGGAGTGAACAATGCAGCCGACGGCGTTTATGCAGTAACGAACAATATCGATGGAGTTTCAAGAGCTGCCGAACAATCCACCCAAGTTGCAAATGACGTCAAAAACTCAGCCTCGGATCTTTTGGTTGAAGCCAGACATTTGACATCAGAAGTTGATGAATTCGTCAAATCGCTAACCGCCTAA